CTGTTGATGCCGGGCGCTACGAGGTAATTGCCCTAATGGATGGCAGTGATAGTGTCCAAATCTCTGATACACTGGTGATTAACCCACGTCCGATCTCAGTAGCTGCGGACTCCACCGGTAAAGTGTACGGAGAAGACGACCCTGAGCTGACCTACACTGCTTCAGACCTTATTGGAGATGATCAATTCACGGGGGATTTGTCCAGAGACTCAGGAGAAAATGTTGGAACCTACGACATAAATCAGGGATCAGTATGTGCAGGGGACAACTACCACATATACTTTAGGGACGCTCCTTTTATCATTAATCCAAGACCGATTACCATAGCAGCCGATTCCGTAAGAAAGATATATGGTGAAAAAGACCCTGAATTGACCTACAGTATTTTTTCAGGCGATCTTTTAGGCGATGATGAGATTACCGGGGTTTTATCCCGAGAACCCGGAGAAAGCACTGGAAGCTATCGGGTCCTACAGGGAGATCTTGGCGCAGGTGATAATTACGCTATTTCATTCGGTGACGGTTTTTTCATCATTAGCGCAGCTCCTTTAACAATAACCGCTAATGACTTTGTTATAAGTGAAGGTGATCCGGAGCCATTGTTTACTGCTACCTACGATGGTTTTGTTAACGATGATGATACCTCATCAATCACCATGCCTAAGTTTAGATGGGCTGAGAGTGATACTGCGGGAACCTACGATATTGAACCTTACGGCGCTTTTGCTGACAACTATGACATAAGCTATAATTTTGGTACTCTCACTATAGAGCCGGTTACATCTGTAGCGTTTCGTTTCGATAGTAAACCAGACAACAGAGGTAATGAGTACGGCATACTCTTAGAGCAAAATCCGGTTCCGATATATACTAATGAAGTCCGGTTCAAAGTTGTTAATCCAGGACACTCTGCAGTAAAAGTAGCCATATATGATCAGCTTGGAACACTGCTTTTTAAAGACGATTTCACTACAGACCGAACTGGAAGAAGTGAACCTATTGTATGGCCAATGACCAATCGCACCGGCAGGAAAATTTCTACAGGTACCTATCTGATACGAGTAGAAGCTCAGGATAAAAGTACCGCGGAAAGATATCGATACAACGCGCTGGTTGGGGTAAGCCGGTAGCAAAACCTCAGTCTAACAATTGGACGAAGGTAAATCATGAGCAAAAAACACCATATTTTAGGGTGCTGTGGGCTTGATTGTGGCCTGTGCCCACGGTTTTATACCAACGGACCTTCACAGTGCCCGGGCTGTTGTGGTGATGATTTTATTAATAAACACCCTTCATGCTCATTCATAACATGTTGCGTTAAGAAAAAAAAGCTGGAAGTATGTGCTCAATGTGATACATTTCTCTGTCAAAAGTTCGATAAAGAAACGTTGGAAACTGATTCATTTATCTCACATAAAAGGATGTATCAAAACCTGCTTTTGTATTCGATAGCTGAACAGTGAGTTTTAACATTAGTCTACAGTATATCTTTTAAGCGTCAGAATAGCAATCCTCACAAATTGCGTCTTAGCTATACAGCGACTGAAAACCGTAAACATACAGAGTTACAATCTAACACCCACTTTTAAACCAACATCAATAGTAAAATCTCCTCCGAAAACCGGCCTTTTACTACCATCGTTAGTGTAATAATAATTTGTTATATTTCTTGTAGTCATTAAGTTTTTGCAGGTAATGTACACATCATATCTTCTGATAAAGCGATGATCTATGTCCTCGTTTCGGTATTGAATGCTAAGATCTAAATTTTTATAAGCTGGCAGGCGGCGATACTTTTTCGGTACCTCATCATAATAGAAAAGTCCTGAATTGTAGATCCCCTTTAGATAGGTATGAAAAGGTGAAAGGTTTAAATGAGCTCCTCCGGTTATAGTCCACGGAACATTCCACTCATACTCCCGGTATTGCTGTTCATACTTTCGCTGAGCAAAGGAGTAGTTTACCGTTGAATTTACGCTGATCCACTCCGCAAGCTCCAGATCTGCTTCCCAATCTACACCCGCAGCACGTACAGGATCGGTTTCCGATCCGACCCACACAGAAGCATAGGGATTTATCCTCAGCTCTTTTGGTTTTCTTCGCACATAAGGTTGCAGACCGGTTCTGAAACGCTGTGAGGTATAATATATCGGGGCAGACAACATATAGGTTGGTAACTTCTTGTGTCTTAGATTACTATCAGGAAGTCCCCGTATATCAGGTCTTGACGTTACTCTTCCCCCATAAAGGCCAAACTGAATATCACCCATCAGTACTGATAAGGATAAACCGTAATCAACAATATATCCCAAATTTTGATCAACAAGAAAACCAGATACCAGAATATCACTCCCAATGTTCAAACTCCCAAGCCTTTTTTCCATTGCAGATTGAACACTTACGGCGGTTTCATCTCCTTTGTCCCCGAAACCATCCCGTAAAAAGGATCTCCCCCATTCGACGCTTCCTTCCCACTGTTGGTATTCGATTCTGCATTCAACATTGGTACTATCGAGATTAAGAAAGTCAATACTGCTGCTTGCGGACGCGACTACATTTGCCAGATTAGTCTCATTAATGTAGGTATAATGTCTGAATCTGTTTTCTGATGCAAAATATTGTTTTGAGCCTCCTATTGTAATAGTGAGATCATTACCGGTCGGCTGCAACGTAATACTACCCATACCCCATGGTTTGAATACATTCTCACCGGAACCGTCACTCCAAACATCCCAGGCTAACCAGAAAAACATTTCAACCTTGATATTTTCTCCCCAATAAGAATTATAAAGATTGATGTTTCCATAAGTGAGGGGATTACCTAAACTAAAATGGTCCGATGTATGACTGAATCTATTGTTGACATAACGAAGAGTATGATTTTCAGCTCTGGTAAAACCTATCTGCAGATCATTTCCATTTCTGCTGTTTGGGAAAGCAAATAGTAGGTCCTGACCGATGATATTGAAGTCCAGTAATAATTCAGGACGTCGTCTGTAATGGGTGAATTCTTCATTCATCTTAGGGTCAACTGTAAGCAAAAACCCACTTGCACCAACCCTTTTGCCGGCAATTCTATTTATTAATAGTTCCGCGTCGCTAATACCGGAAAGCATCAATGCGTCAATCTCCGCGTAGTTGCTTCCACCAAAATGAAAAGGGGCCAAAAAAGGGACACCGGCTACAATGTAGCGATTTTCAAAAGGGGTTCCGGAGCGCACGATCGCTTTTGATCGCGTCTCAGGGGCAGCTTGTACCGAAGCGTGAGAGTGTATTAGATCACTCAAATAATACGTGAGCCCCCGGGAACGCTGCACCTCTTCAGTACTAAATCGTTCCTCTCTTTCTGTGGCACCATGCACAACAACCTCATATTCGGATTCATCAATCTCAATCGAGTCAAGCTCATTAATATATAAACGCATCCTGCGGCCGGATGTATCAATGGATGTAAAAGCAGGTGAGATCGATTCATATCCCGAAGCGCTCACCTTCAGTATGAAAGGTGAGTGTGGTATCATTCGAAAACTGAAACTCCCACACGATTCCGTCGTTGTTACAAGTGAATTGCCATACAGCTCCTGACCCGGCACATTGGAGATAATCTCAAGATAATCACTAAAGGGAACTGTAACAGATCTATCAACTGTTGTATCGGAAAAGTAGAGCTCTACCCTTGCTCCTTTAACCGGCTCCATTGTGACCCAGTTTAATAGTACGCCTTCAATATCGGGATCTGTTTCTCCCCCACCTGAAGCTATAACTTTGGGATCAAAGCAGTAATTCATAAAAACAGTTGATGGTTCAGGCGTCCCCTTAACGTAGGCAGGTGAAAACTCCGATTCAATCATCGATTGGCATACAAGAGAATCAAGCAGTGGCTCAAGAGATGATACTATATGACACATTTCGACAATTCCATCTCTATCCAAATCAACATTTAGCTCGACACATCCCTTCACCCCCTGCTTTAACAGTGAAACAGGAA
The Chitinispirillales bacterium ANBcel5 DNA segment above includes these coding regions:
- a CDS encoding energy transducer TonB, yielding MVKTIRRNTRVTLYFVGLLCFIRGVVADQVPQTSDPVLPQELEITSADPVLISEGEFTFPVSLLKQGVKGCVELNVDLDRDGIVEMCHIVSSLEPLLDSLVCQSMIESEFSPAYVKGTPEPSTVFMNYCFDPKVIASGGGETDPDIEGVLLNWVTMEPVKGARVELYFSDTTVDRSVTVPFSDYLEIISNVPGQELYGNSLVTTTESCGSFSFRMIPHSPFILKVSASGYESISPAFTSIDTSGRRMRLYINELDSIEIDESEYEVVVHGATEREERFSTEEVQRSRGLTYYLSDLIHSHASVQAAPETRSKAIVRSGTPFENRYIVAGVPFLAPFHFGGSNYAEIDALMLSGISDAELLINRIAGKRVGASGFLLTVDPKMNEEFTHYRRRPELLLDFNIIGQDLLFAFPNSRNGNDLQIGFTRAENHTLRYVNNRFSHTSDHFSLGNPLTYGNINLYNSYWGENIKVEMFFWLAWDVWSDGSGENVFKPWGMGSITLQPTGNDLTITIGGSKQYFASENRFRHYTYINETNLANVVASASSSIDFLNLDSTNVECRIEYQQWEGSVEWGRSFLRDGFGDKGDETAVSVQSAMEKRLGSLNIGSDILVSGFLVDQNLGYIVDYGLSLSVLMGDIQFGLYGGRVTSRPDIRGLPDSNLRHKKLPTYMLSAPIYYTSQRFRTGLQPYVRRKPKELRINPYASVWVGSETDPVRAAGVDWEADLELAEWISVNSTVNYSFAQRKYEQQYREYEWNVPWTITGGAHLNLSPFHTYLKGIYNSGLFYYDEVPKKYRRLPAYKNLDLSIQYRNEDIDHRFIRRYDVYITCKNLMTTRNITNYYYTNDGSKRPVFGGDFTIDVGLKVGVRL